The genomic interval TATAACGGGCCCAACAGTAGGGAAGGCTGATAAAATTCGGGCTAGTCCGAATAGCTGGTGCTGTGTGGTACGTGATAATATGGTCAACGTGTACAATTGGATGCTAGAAGAGCAACCTACAATAACCACTCGTGATTATCGTAGGGTCAACGATGTTTGTTGGGTTGATTCTGATAACATTGAGGTTAGTAGTTCTGACAAGTACCTAGCTAGTGGAGGCATTGGGTTGTTCAGTGCATCTACAGGGGAATTGAAGTATAATTTTCAAGTTAAAGATGAAGATCAATTGAAGGATTGCGCAGCAGATGCACTCGGTGTTAGCTCGGATTACAAGTTGTTTTCCAGTTGTACTGAGTGCACCAACAAAAAGAATGGGATCGGTGTTTGGGACCAAGTCACAGGTAAGCAGACAGATTTCTTGCCATACTGGCCAGATAGTAAGGCTACCAAGTTTCAGTGGTTACATGGTACCAATTGTTTGATGGTTGCTTCTTGTCATTTGAGGTCAAAATGTTCCATCAACTTGTTTGATTTTAGGGAAAACACGGTGGCTTTGTCGTGGTCTGATGCTACGTATCAAAGAATGTATAGAGACGCGATAGCGATAGAGGAGAGAAATTCCATTTGTATAGTAGATTCAAATGAGAATTTGGGTTTCATGGATTTGAGGAGTACTACAAGTAGTATAGAATGGAGAAGTTCTACGAGGGACAACACATTTAATCGTTATCCGAAACTGGCATTTCAAGAGGGACAGTTGTTCTCATTATTTTGCGATACAATTTCAGTTTATTGTGGTTCTGATTGGGTTCCAACATCACAGCTTCAACAGAGTCGTGGTGGTTGGATTAGGGATTTTTCAATTGGTGGTGATCGTCTTCTTTCTCTTCATTGGAACAATGATATTTTTGATGTATGGGAGACCCCTCGTCCATAATATATGCATATGCATTTGGGTGAACGACTATTTAAGTTATCTCTTCTTCATTAGTACTTTGATTTTCTATGTAACTTGATTTGATTATGCAACAAAACTATGACTGATTGTGAATTATTGATAAGTAGTATGAGTTTAACAACTCATCCCttaagttattttctttttgttgatgATATAAGAGTGATTGTTTCGTGAGGTTTAATTAGTGGATATAGTGATAAACACAAGATTCAAGGTTATAGATACGTGTGTATCCATGATTTTCAACTATAAGGCCTTACTCATGTGATTTGTTCTTGACTTAGTAAGATATGATACACTTCACAAATTACAAATCCGCGTGGAAACTATCTCACATAGAAATGCAGTATAAGATTGATGACCCGCAGAAATCTATAGTTATAAAAGTATGTCACTAAGGATAAagcaataaattaaatttaaatttaaattttttgaaaaattgatgtTATTTTTTGAAACATACTTAAGAAAGTAGTGCGATATAAAATGGaataatagataaatattaaataaaaaggacAGTTAGAGGTACTCTCGCCGTTTTAATTATTTGGGGCTTCAATATAAAGCTTATTACACTTCTTCTTCTGAATTCAGCGGACAATTGTCAGACTCTACGTGCTACCACTTAGTAAAGTCTTTCTCAAACCACGGGATAGGGTGTGGACAAAGCAGTGAATAATGGAATAGCAGAAAtaacttttaatttgatttcgCTTGAAATGAATCCCTCGCTTTGATAAGAAATATTTGAGTAAACAACTTTTGAGCTGAGATAATATTCAATATCGAGGGTTATCTTTGTGTTTGTTAGGATAAATAGGAGAACTAGACAACTAGTAGGGATATTTTTACTGGagtatacaacaacaataacatatccagTAAAATCCCACAAAGTAGGATCTGAAAACGGTAGAATGTATGTAGGCCTTAACTAACTCTTTGAGGAGAGTCTGTTACCCAAAAATCCTTAGCTCAAGCAAATCaaaggaaaaagatgaaagCTAATATCAAAGAAGTTCGGAGCGGATATGCAAGAAACgtagcaacaacaacaaagtgTGGTCAACTAACACAATAAACCACATACAAATCAGATACAAAGAGTTGAAGACTACATGAGTACACTAATACTACGACCGATATGGAGCTTTATACTCCTACCCAACCAAAGACACGAATAGGCTAGTAATTATAAGGCACCTCTCAACTCTCAACTACCTATTAATCTTTTGCCCTTATCCATAAGCTTCATACCCTCATATCTAATTAAGGTCATGTCATCAATAATCTGAAAGTGAGCCATATCCTTCCTAATCAcatctccccaatacttcttcggCCTGCCTCTGCCTCTCATCAACCCTTTTATATCCAGCCTCTTAGACCTTCTTATCGGGCTATCCACACCtcttctcttcacatgtccaaaccatctcaatctCTCTTTctcatcttgtccaccacaAATGACACTCACTTTGTCCTAGATCCTCATTCCTAATCCTTATCACTCTTAGTATACCTGCACATTCACCTCAACATCTTCATTTCCGCCACTTACTTCTTCTGAACCTAGAGTTCTTGTTTAGTCAACACTTCGCTCTATACAAAAAAGTTTGTCAAACCACCACTGTATAGAACTTACCTTAAAGTTTTGGTGGTACAATCTTGTCACACAAGAGGCTGGATGCAAGCCTTCACTTCAACCATGCACCACGAATTCGATGTGTGATATCATCATCGATCTCCTTATTTCCTTGAatcagaaacctcaaatacttAAATCTATCTCTCTTGGGGATAACTTGAGTATCGAGTCTCACTTCCATGCTTTACTTATATGTCACACACTTAATTTACACTCCAAATACTTTGTATTGGTCTTgctcaacctgaaccctttaGTCTTAAGATTTTATCTCCATGCCTCCGGCACAAGACTCATCATCAAAATAATGtcatttgaaaataacaaacaCCTACGGATCTCGTCTTGAATATGAAACATCAATTTATCCATCACCAAGGCAAATAGAAATAGGCTCAACGCAAATTCCTGGTGCAACTTCATCTCAATTAGAAAATGCTCCTAGTCTCTCCCCATTATCTGAGTCTTGACTCCATCATACATGTCCTTTATCACCATAATATAAGCCACAAGTACACCTTTAGACGTCAAACACCGCCAAAGGACTTCTCTCGGAACTTTGTCGtaggccttttcaaggtcaatgacTTTAATAGTTGAACGTGCTGAAATTAATCCAAAATGGTTCTCGGAAATAGACATATCCCTCCTCACCCTTATCTCCATCATCCTCTCCCAAACTTTCAATGCAAAATATACCCATGgttaaaatattctttatagTATCAATGTAGTTTAACATATTATagtaaattaattatgattttatcgggttattaataataattatcattaatAGAAATTTAAGTATAGTTACCttataaacaataaataattattagtaGCTCCAATACTTATAAGCAAAGTTGAAATAGTATTGGACCTAAAAGCCTTAAACTACAGGAATGCCATcaccattttaatttttaaaaagttagtTCTACGTTGTCGCAAAATTATTCTATGAAAATTCAGTCACAGGCAGAGCAACATATCGAAGCAAGAGGAAGTAAGAAATAGGTATGACGGAAGCAAGAATCCTATCCTACTTGTTAGAATTAATAGAAATTCTCTcccaattatttttctttttatgaatcCCAATTGGAATAgttatgataaattatttcttaattttactaaCCCTAagtaaaatagttaaaatatatcattttttaaaaaacacagGTAGTCTAGTGTTGGAGTATTATTATGAGAAAGTCAAAATGATTAAGGTAGAAGGGCAGTAGGTAATCTGTTGTTGGAGTACTTTTACGAGAAATAGTCAAGGATTAAGGTAGAATGATAGTAGGTAGTCTGATGTTAGAGTACTTTCATGAGAAAGAGTCAAGGATTAAGGCAAAAAGACAGTAGGTAGCCTAGTGTTGGAGTAGTTTTACGATATAGAGCCATGGACTAAGGTAGAAGGGAAAATGGTAGTTTGTGTTGGAGTACTTTTACAAGAAAAATTCAAGGATTAGAGTGAAATGGCAATATGCAGTGTGGTGTTGGAGTCCTTTTACGATAAAGAGTCAAAAGGATTAAGGTAGAAGGGCAATAAGTAGTCTGACGTTTGGGTACTTTTACGAGAAAGAGTCTAGGATTACGGTAGAAGGGCAGTAGGTAGTCTGGTGTTGGAAGAAAGAGTTGATAGGATTAAGGTCAGTATGTAGTCTTGTGTTGGAGTATTTTTACGAGAAAGAGTCAAGGATTAAGGTAGAAGCTAAGGTCAATAGGTAGTCTGGTGTTGGAGTGCTTTTACAAGAAAGAGTCAAAAGGATTAAGGTAGAAGGGCAGTAGTTTGTCTGGTGTTGGAGTACTTTTATGAGAAATAGTCAAGCATTAACGTAGAGGGGTAGTAGGTAGCTTGATGTTGGAGTACTTTTACGTGAAAGAGGCAAGGTGTTGGTCTCTTCTTCTCATTTTCTCCTTATTTAGACGTAGACTTGCCCTTCTTTCAAATAGTGTcttatccttttattttattactaccTGTCATTTCATTTGCTTTGTTTATCTTGCTATTTTGCTGccattattttcttgattatcTTACTTTGGTTACTCTTATTTGAGTTTGGGTTTATCAGAAACAACATATGTACCCCACAaaggtaaaggtaaggtttCCGTATATCTTTCTTTGCATCTCTTACATTAGTAATAGTTTGAATTTCAGGGTACAACGACACTATTGAAGAATGGAAAGCCAGAAAGACAGAGTGAAACTCAATGTTGGTGGAAAGAAGTTTGAAACTACGGCCACAACCTTAGCGGGTGCTGGAAGGAATTCATTCTTTGGAGCAATGTGTGATGAGAATTGGAACCTGCATTCTGATGGGTCGATCACTGAACTTTTCATCGATAGAAATCCCAATTACTTTGGTGTCCTTTTGGACTTACTCAGAACAGGGGAGCTTTATATTCCTCCAAAGATCGATAAAAAGCATCTATACAGAGAGGCTCTGTATTATGGCATTGAAGATCATTTAAGGTTAGCTAAATGGGGTCCGTTTGATGGCAATAGGCTCCGGTTGGCCGAGTCTATAACGGGTCCAACAGTAGGGAAGGCTGATAAAATTCGGGCTAGTCCGAATAGCTGGTGCTGTGTGGTACGTGATAATATGGTCAACGTGTACAATTGGATACTAGAAGAGCAACCTACAATAACCACTCGTGATTATCGTAGGGTCAACGATGTTTGTTGGGTTGATTCTGATAACATTGCGGTTAGTAGTTCTGACAAGTACCTAGCTAGTGGAGGCATTGGGTTGTTCAGTGCATCTACAGGGGAATTGAAGTATAATTTTCAAGTTAAAGATGAAGATCAATTGAAGGATTACACAGCAGATGCACTCGGTGTTAGCTCGGATTACAAGTTGTTTTCCAGTTGTACTGAGTGCACCAACAAAAAGAACGGGATCGGTGTTTGGGACCAAGTCACAGGTAAGCAGACAGATTTCTTGCCATACTGGCCAGATAGTAAGGCTACCAAGTTTCAGTGGTTACATGGTACCAATTGTTTGATGGTTGCTTCTTGTCATTTGAGGTCAAAATGTTCCATCAACTTGTTTGATTTTAGGGAAAACACGGTGGCTTTGTCGTGGTCTGATGCTACGTATCAAAGAATGTATAGAGACGCGATAGCGATAGAGGAGAGAAATTCCATTTGTATAGTAGATTCAAATGAGAATTTGGGTTTCATGGATTTGAGGAGTACTACAAGTAGTATAGAATGGAGAAGTTCTACGAGGGACAACACATTTAATCGTTATCCGAAACTGGCATTTCAAGAGGGACAGTTGTTCTCATTATTTTGCGATACAATTTCAGTTTATTGTGGTTCTGATTGGGTTCCAACATCACAGCTTCAACAGAGTCGTGGTGGTTGGATTAGGGATTTTTCAATTGGTGGTGATCGTCTTCTTTCTCTTCATTGGAACAATGATATTTTTGATGTATGGGAGACCCCTCGTCCATAATATATGCATATGCATTTGGGTGAACGACTATTTAAGTTATCTCTTCTTCATTAGTACTTTGATTTTCTATGTAACTTGATTTGATTATGCAACAAAACTATGACTGATTGTGAATTATTGATAAGTAGTATGAGTTTAACAACTCATCCCttaagttattttctttttgttgatgATATAAGAGTGATTGTTTCGTGAGGTTTAATTAGTGGATATAGTGATAAACACAAGATTCAAGGTTATAGATACGTGTGTATCCATGATTTCAACTATAATGCCTTACTCATGTGATTTGTTCTTGACTTATTAAGATATGATATACTTCACAAATTATAAATCCGCGTGGAAACAACCTCACGTAGAAATGCAGTATAAAATTGCATGACACTCAGAAATCTATAGTTATAAAAGTATGTCACTAAGGATAAAGcaagaaatttaatttaaatttaaattgttttaaaaagtgACGTTATTTTTTAACAGACATAAGAAAATAGTGCGATATAAGATGGAATGATagagaaatattaaatataaaggACAATTGGAGTTACTCTCgcccttttaattttttggggCTTTCATATAAAGCTTATAACACTTCTTCTTCTGAATTTGGCGGACAATTGTCAGACTACCACTTAGTAAAGTCTTTCTTAAACCATAGGATAGGGGTGTGGACAAAGCAATGATTAATGGTATTGCTGAAAtaacttttaatttgatttcactTGAAATGAATCCCTCGCTTTGATAAGAAATATTTGAGTAAACAACTTTTGAGCTGAGATAATACTCACTTTTGAGGGTTATCTTTGCATTTGTAAGGATAAATAGGAGAACTAGACAACAAGTAGGGGCATTTTTCCTGgaatatacaacaacaataacatacccagGGAAATCCCACCAAGCGGGGTCTGAAAAGGCAGAGTGTATGTAGGCCCTAACTAACTCTTTGAGGAGACACTGTTACCTATAAACCCTTGGCTCAAGCAAatcaaaggaaaaatatgaaagctAATATAGAAGAAGTTTGGAGCAGATATGCAAGGGACGTAGCAACAACAACGAAGTGTGGTCAACTAACACAATAAACCACATACAAATCAGATACAAAAAGTTGAAGACTACATGGGTACGCTAATACTATGACCGTTATGGAGCTTTTTACTCCCACCCAGCCAAAGACACGAATAGGCTAGTAATTATAAGACACCTCTCAACTCTCAACTACCTATTAATCTTTTACCCTTATCCATGACCTTCATACCCTTCTATCTAATTAAGGTCATGTCCTCGATAATCTGAAAGTGAGCCATATCCTTCCTAATCAcatctccccaatacttcttcaGCCTACCTCTGCCTCTCCTTAATCCCTCTATATCCAACCTCTCAAACCTTCTTATCGGGGCATCCATACCTCTTCTCTTCATGTGTCCAAACCACCTCATTCTCTCTTTctcatcttgtccaccacaAATGACACTCACTTCGTCCTGGATATCCTCATTCCTAATCCTTATCGCTCTTAGTATATCTGCACATTCACCTCAACTTCATCTTCTGAACCTAGAGTTCTTGTTTGGTCAACGCTCCACTCTATACAATAAAGTTTGTCCAACCACCACTTTATAGAACTTACCTTAAAGTTTTGGTGGTACAATCTTGTCACACAAGAGGCTGGAAGCAAGCCTCCACTTCAACCATGCACCACAAATTTGATGTGTGATATCATCATCAATCTCCCTATTTCCTTGAATCAGAGACCTCAAATACTTAAATTTATCTATCTTGGGGATAACTTGAGTATCGAGTCTCACTTCCATGCTTTACTTATATGTCACATCACTTAATTTACACTCCAAATGCTTTGTATTGGTCCTGCTCAACTTGAACCCTTTAGTCTTAAGATTTTAACTCCATACCTCCGTCACAAGACTCATCATCAAAATAATGtcatttgaaaataacaaacaCCTATGGATCTCGCCTCGAATATGCAACATCAATTTATCCATCAGCAAGGCAAATAGAAACTGGCTCAACGTAAATTCGTGGTGCAACTCCATCTCAACTAGAAAATGCTCCTAGTCTCTCCCCATTATTTTTATTCGAGTCTTGACTCCATCATACATGTTCTTTATCACCCTAATATAAGCCACAAGTATACCTTTAGACGTCAAACACCGCCAAAGGACTTCTCTCGGAATTTTGTCGTAGGCCTTTTTAAGGTCAATGACTTTTATAGTTGAACGTCCTTGCATTAATCCAAAATGGTTCTCGGAAATGGACATATCCCTCCCCACCCTTATCTCTGTCATCCTATCCCAAGCTTTCAATGTAAaatatagggaaaatgcataagtaccccccagcatatacccgaaatcccagggacacacctaacctttactaaggtcctattacccccccgaacttattttatatgtaatattctacccctttttggcctacgtggcactatctttgtGGGCCCAGTGCAtgtttacatttttttcaagatagtgccacgtaggcagaaaaggggtagaatattatagataaattaagttcgggtgggtaataggaccttagtaaaggttaggtgtgtctctgggatttcgggcataggcagagggggtacttatgcattttccctaaaatatAACCGTGgttaaaatattctttatagTATGAATGTAGTTTAACATATGATagtaaataaattatgattttatcgGGTTATTAATAGTAAATATCATCAATAGAAATTTAAGTATAGTTACCttataaacaataaataattattagcAGCTCCAATACTTATAAGCAAAGTTGAAATAATATTGGACGTAAAAGCCTTAAACTACAGGAATGCCATCatcatttttgtttttaaaaagttaGGTCTACGTTGTCGCAAAAGTATTCTATGAAAATTCAGTCACAGGCGGAGCAACACATCGAATCAAGAGAAAGCAAGAATAGGTACGACGGAAGCAAGAATCGTATCCTACTTGTTAGAATTAATAGAAATTCTCTcccaattatttttgtttttatgaatCCCAATTGGAATAgttatgataaattatttcttaattttactaaCCCTAAGTGAAATagtttatttctaaaaacaCATGTAGTCTAGTGTTGGAGTACTATTACGAGAAAGTCAAAATGATTAAGGTAGAATCGCAGTAAGTAGTCTGGTGTTGGAGTACTTTTATGACAAAGGATTAAGGTAGAAGAGCAGTAGGTAGTCTAAGGAGTAATTTTACTAGAAAGAGTCAAGGATTAAGGTAGAAGGACTATAGGTAGTCTGGTGTTGGAGTACTTTTATGAGAAAAAGTTAAGGATTAAGGTACAAAGATAGTATATAGTCAGTGTTGGAGTACTTTTACAATAAATAGCCAAGGACTAAGGTAGAAGGGCAAAGGGTAGTCCTGTGTTTGATTACTTTTATGAGAAAGAGTCAAGGATTAGAGTGGAAGGGCAATATGTAGTTTTGTGTTGGAATACTTTTACGAGAAAGAGTCAAAAGGATTAAGGTACAAGGGCAGTAGGTAGTCTGGAGTTGGCGTACTTTTACAAGAAATAGTCAAAAGGATTATGGTAGAAGGGTAGTAGGTAGTCTGGCGTTGGAGTAATTTTATGAGAAATAGTCAAAAGGATTAAGGTAGAAGGGCAATAGGTAGTTTGGTGTTGGAGCACTTTTACGAGAAAGAGTCAAGGATTAAGGTAGAAGGATAGTAGGTAGCTTGATGTTGGAATACTTATACGTGAAAGAGGCAAGGAGTTAGTTTCCTCTTCTCATCTTCTCCCTATTTAAACGTAGACTTACCTATTTTTCAAATAGTATCTtatcctttaattttattactaCCTATCATTTCAtttgctttttttttccttgCTATTTTGGTGCCGTTACTTTCTTGTTTATCCTGCTTTGTTTACTCATCTTTGAGTCGGGGTGTATAAAAAACAACCTATGTACCCCACAAAGTAAAGGTAAGGTTTGTGTATATCTTAACACTCTCCAGACCCCTCTTGTGCGATTAGACCGTGTAAGTTGTTGCATCTCTTACATTAGTACTGGTTTGAATTACAGGGTACAACGACACTTTTGAAGAATGGAAAGCCAGAAAGACAGAGTGAAACTCAATGTTGGTGGAAAAAAGTTCGAAACTNTGTTTACTCATCTTTGAGTCGGGGTGTATCAAAAACAACCTATGTACCCTACAAAGTAAAGATAAGGTCTTCGTATATCTTAACACTCTCTAGACCCCTCTTGTGCAATTAGACTGTGTAAGTTGTTGCATCTCTTACATTAGTACTGGTTTGAATTACAGGGTATAAAGACCCTTTTGAAGAATGGTAAGCCAGAAAGACAGAGTGAAACTCAATGTTGGTGGAAAAAAGTTTGAAACTACGGCCACAACCTTAGCGGGTGCGGGAAGGAATTCATTCTTTGGAGCCATGTTTGATGAGAATTGGAAACTGCATTCTAATGGGGCAATCACTGAACTTTTCATCGATAGAAATCCCGATTACTTTGGTGTCTTTTTGGACTTACTCAGAATAGGGGAGCTTTATATTCCTCCGAAGATCGATAAAAGCACCTATACAGAGAGGCTCTGTATTATGGCATTGAAGATCATTTATGGTTAGCTAAATGGGGTCCGCTTGATGGTAATAGGCTCCCGTTGGCCGAGTCTATAACGGGCCCAACAGTAGGGAAGGCTGATAAAATTCGGGCTAGTCCGAATAGCTGGTGCTGTGTGGTACGTGATAATATGGTCAACGTGTACAATTGGATGCTAGAAGAGCAACGTACAATAACCACTCGTGATTATCGTAGGGTCAACGATGTTTGTTGGGTTGATTCTGATAACATTGCGGTTAGTAGTTCTGACAAATACCTAGCTAGTGGAGGCATTGGGTTGTTCAGTGCATCTACAGGGGAATTGAAGTATAATTTTCAAGTTAAAGATGAAGATCAATTGAGGATTACACAGCAGATGCACTCGGTGTTAGCTCGGTGATAAGAGCTTATGCCttttggtgttttgatgatctcctcacaagtgcagggacctggtcctctgcagagtatgctCGTCCAGTGACAAAG from Solanum stenotomum isolate F172 unplaced genomic scaffold, ASM1918654v1 scaffold33159, whole genome shotgun sequence carries:
- the LOC125852255 gene encoding BTB/POZ domain-containing protein At4g30940-like; the protein is MVSQKDRVKLNVGGKKFETTATTLAGAGRNSFFGAMFDENWKLHSNGAITELFIDRNPDYFDHLWLAKWGPLDGNRLPLAESITGPTVGKADKIRASPNSWCCVVRDNMVNVYNWMLEEQRTITTRDYRRVNDVCWVDSDNIAVSSSDKYLASGGIGLFSASTGELKYNFQVKDEDQLRITQQMHSVLAR
- the LOC125852262 gene encoding BTB/POZ domain-containing protein At4g30940-like, whose product is MESQKDRVKLNVGGKKFETTATTLAGAGRNSFFGAMCDENWNLHSDGSITELFIDRNPNYFGVLLDLLRTGELYIPPKIDKKHLYREALYYGIEDHLRLAKWGPFDGNRLRLAESITGPTVGKADKIRASPNSWCCVVRDNMVNVYNWILEEQPTITTRDYRRVNDVCWVDSDNIAVSSSDKYLASGGIGLFSASTGELKYNFQVKDEDQLKDYTADALGVSSDYKLFSSCTECTNKKNGIGVWDQVTGKQTDFLPYWPDSKATKFQWLHGTNCLMVASCHLRSKCSINLFDFRENTVALSWSDATYQRMYRDAIAIEERNSICIVDSNENLGFMDLRSTTSSIEWRSSTRDNTFNRYPKLAFQEGQLFSLFCDTISVYCGSDWVPTSQLQQSRGGWIRDFSIGGDRLLSLHWNNDIFDVWETPRP